From one Gossypium hirsutum isolate 1008001.06 chromosome D08, Gossypium_hirsutum_v2.1, whole genome shotgun sequence genomic stretch:
- the LOC107899165 gene encoding protein WVD2-like 1 isoform X1 encodes MLRNEDFCVMGRELTEVHMDVKPNGLVKSIVNRVNLQGTEPNNLTVKKGATENSVIEDGQEKEDVLCVKSTNFSTDIPEEKNEKAEDQKSADNKLSTAESKSTSVENTHANDTTSETGANGMETVNSTPSPTSAKDSEPNRPMTPLMSKKSSQPYERKHPDEDDTWSVASSTAIYARRSRLRVTVGSSPTFRSAERAEKRREFYQKLEEKYRALEAERSQWEARTKEEQAEALKELRKSMVVKANPVPSFYYEGPLPKVELKKLPLTRPKSPNLTRRMSCGDLVPSTQVEKTKACSRTNRHSLGNEVQRPTTANMVKSKIQVSGQISNSNGTHKVKDQAKQDFN; translated from the exons ATGCTAAGAAATGAagatttttg TGTGATGGGGAGGGAACTCACAGAGGTGCACATGGATGTTAAGCCAAACGGTTTAGTGAAATCGATTGTTAATCGTGTTAACTTGCAGGGCACCGAGCCAAATAACTTAACTGTCAAAAAAGGAGCAACCGAAAACTCGGTCATTGAGGATGGTCAGGAAAAGGAAGATGTGCTATGTGTTAAAAGCACAAATTTTAGTACCGACATCCCtgaagagaaaaatgaaaaggcTGAAGATCAGAAGTCTGCTGACAATAAGTTAAGCACTGCTGAATCAAAATCTACTAGTGTTGAAAATACTCATGCGAATGACACTACTTCCGAAACTGGTGCAAATGGCATGGAAACTGTTAACTCTACACCTTCCCCTACTTCTGCAAAGGATTCGGAG CCAAACCGTCCGATGACTCCTTTGATGTCGAAGAAGTCATCACAACCTTATGAGAGGAAGCATCCTGATGAAGATGATACTTGGTCTGTCGCTTCCTC TACTGCTATATATGCTCGACGTTCAAGATTGAGGGTAACTGTTGGATCTTCACCAACTTTTAGAAGTGCTGAACGTGCTGAAAAGCGGAGGGAG TTTTACCAGAAGTTAGAGGAAAAATACCGAGCTTTGGAGGCTGAGAGAAGCCAGTGGGAGGCAAGGACCAAG GAAGAGCAAGCAGAAGCCCTCAAGGAGCTTAGAAAGAGCATGGTTGTCAAAGCAAATCCAGTACCTAGTTTCTACTATGAAGGACCTCTACCAAAGGTCGAACTCAAGAAG CTGCCACTGACTCGGCCAAAGTCACCAAATCTTACCCGGAGAATGAGCTGCGGTGACTTAGTCCCCTCAACTCAAGTTGAAAAGACAAAAGCTTGCTCCCGAACTAACCGCCACAGCTTAGGTAACGAAGTGCAACGACCCACTACTGCAAATATGGTCAAAAGCAAGATCCAGGTCAGTGGACAGATCAGCAACAGCAATGGGACTCACAAGGTGAAAGATCAAGCAAAACAG GATTTTAACTAA
- the LOC107899165 gene encoding protein WVD2-like 1 isoform X2, with protein sequence MIVMGRELTEVHMDVKPNGLVKSIVNRVNLQGTEPNNLTVKKGATENSVIEDGQEKEDVLCVKSTNFSTDIPEEKNEKAEDQKSADNKLSTAESKSTSVENTHANDTTSETGANGMETVNSTPSPTSAKDSEPNRPMTPLMSKKSSQPYERKHPDEDDTWSVASSTAIYARRSRLRVTVGSSPTFRSAERAEKRREFYQKLEEKYRALEAERSQWEARTKEEQAEALKELRKSMVVKANPVPSFYYEGPLPKVELKKLPLTRPKSPNLTRRMSCGDLVPSTQVEKTKACSRTNRHSLGNEVQRPTTANMVKSKIQVSGQISNSNGTHKVKDQAKQDFN encoded by the exons ATGAT TGTGATGGGGAGGGAACTCACAGAGGTGCACATGGATGTTAAGCCAAACGGTTTAGTGAAATCGATTGTTAATCGTGTTAACTTGCAGGGCACCGAGCCAAATAACTTAACTGTCAAAAAAGGAGCAACCGAAAACTCGGTCATTGAGGATGGTCAGGAAAAGGAAGATGTGCTATGTGTTAAAAGCACAAATTTTAGTACCGACATCCCtgaagagaaaaatgaaaaggcTGAAGATCAGAAGTCTGCTGACAATAAGTTAAGCACTGCTGAATCAAAATCTACTAGTGTTGAAAATACTCATGCGAATGACACTACTTCCGAAACTGGTGCAAATGGCATGGAAACTGTTAACTCTACACCTTCCCCTACTTCTGCAAAGGATTCGGAG CCAAACCGTCCGATGACTCCTTTGATGTCGAAGAAGTCATCACAACCTTATGAGAGGAAGCATCCTGATGAAGATGATACTTGGTCTGTCGCTTCCTC TACTGCTATATATGCTCGACGTTCAAGATTGAGGGTAACTGTTGGATCTTCACCAACTTTTAGAAGTGCTGAACGTGCTGAAAAGCGGAGGGAG TTTTACCAGAAGTTAGAGGAAAAATACCGAGCTTTGGAGGCTGAGAGAAGCCAGTGGGAGGCAAGGACCAAG GAAGAGCAAGCAGAAGCCCTCAAGGAGCTTAGAAAGAGCATGGTTGTCAAAGCAAATCCAGTACCTAGTTTCTACTATGAAGGACCTCTACCAAAGGTCGAACTCAAGAAG CTGCCACTGACTCGGCCAAAGTCACCAAATCTTACCCGGAGAATGAGCTGCGGTGACTTAGTCCCCTCAACTCAAGTTGAAAAGACAAAAGCTTGCTCCCGAACTAACCGCCACAGCTTAGGTAACGAAGTGCAACGACCCACTACTGCAAATATGGTCAAAAGCAAGATCCAGGTCAGTGGACAGATCAGCAACAGCAATGGGACTCACAAGGTGAAAGATCAAGCAAAACAG GATTTTAACTAA